GGACAAGCAGGCCAACCCCGACTGGCTGGTCGAGCCCCCCGCCGCGACCGAGGTATCTGAGAGCGGCCGGCTGACGTCGGTCGACGGCACCGGCCAGTCCGGCCTGGACCCCGAGGTCCAGGCCAAGGAGGCCGATGAGCGGGCGGCGGACGAGAACGACGATCGCCGCTGATCCCGACCTCAACATCGCCGTGGGGCAGGAGACTTGACGGTCTCCTGCCCCACGGCGTTGTTTCACGTGGAACGGCCGGAGGCCCGAGGGCCGGCGGATCAGAGGGGCGCGGGAGCGCAGCAGCGGATTTACGCGAGCCGCCCACGATGACATTTGCAACGCCCTCCGTGTGCAGCATCCGTGCAGACCTCGTTAACAGGACGTGATGACCCAGCTACGCACCCTCACAGAGACCGGCCCGCACAAGGCCCTCATGCCAACACAGGCCACGCACGCACAGCACCGGCCGCCCGCAGGTGGATTCAGGAACCTCACGCCTCGCATCCGTTTGCGCAAAGAACTGCAATGACTGCAAACGACCCCCTGTGACACACGTCACTGCCACGACTCGCGTCGGCGTCAATACCGCCCGACAGCCGTCTCCCACCGGGCGCGCACAGGGAAAGAAAATGGGGCATACAAAAACCGGCCAGCCGCCACGAAGAGCGTCTGACCGGTCCGAGGTGTGGAGCCTAGGGGAGTCGAACCCCTGACATCTGCCATGCAAAGACAGCGCTCTACCAACTGAGCTAAGGCCCCGAAAGACAGGCGTCCGGCCGCAGGATTCCTCTGCCGACGGTCGCCGCAGACCAGAGTACCGGGTCACCCCCGGGATCTCGCAAAAATATTGGGGGTCCCCGTGGACGACCACTCTCCGTAAGATGCTCGACGTGGTTCGCTACAGCGAACCACGGGTATTTGGGGAAGCGATGGGGAGACGCAATGGACGCCGCACAGCAGGAAGCGACCGCAAGAGCCCGGGAGCTGCAGCGGAACTGGTACGGGGAGCCGCTGGGGGCGCTCTTCCGTAGGCTCATAGACGATCTGGGTCTCAACCAGGCGCGTCTTGCCGGGGTGCTGGGTCTGTCCGCGCCCATGCTGTCGCAGCTGATGAGCGGTCAGCGGGCCAAGATCGGCAATCCCGCCGTGGTCCAGCGTGTACAGCTGCTGCAGGACCTGGCGGGTCAGGTCGTGGACGGCAGTGTCAGCGCCGCCGAGGCGACCGAGCGCATGGACGAGATCAAGAAGTCGCAGGGGGGCTCGGTGCTCAGCAACAGCACGCAGTCGACGACCAGTTCGGGCGCGCCGACGGTCAAACGGGTGGTCCGCGAGATCCAGTCGCTGCTGCGCTCGGTGGCAGCCGCCGGCGACATCATCGAGGCCGCCGACACCCTCGCCCCGACCCACCCGGAACTGGCAGAGTTCCTCCGGGTGTACGGCGCCGGCCGCACCTCCGATGCGGTCGCGCACTACCAGTCGCACCAGAGCTGAGCCAGCCGCCAGGCCGCCGAACGCCCGGCTGTTGAAGGACCGTTACACCTTCCAGCCGCCGCAAGTCAGGCAGCCGGGCACCTCGGAAGAGGCCTCCGGACCGACCGCCGAAGGGGAGCGACGTACGACCATGGGTGAGGTCTTCGCCGGCCGGTACGAACTGGTCGACCCGATCGGGCACGGGGGAGTCGGTGCGGTCTGGCGCGCCTGGGACCAACGGCGGCGCCGGTATGTGGCCGCCAAGGTACTGCAGCAGAGGGACGCGCATGCGCTGCTCCGCTTCGTGCGGGAGCAGGCGCTGCGGATCGATCATCCGCATGTGCTGGCTCCCGCCAGCTGGGCCGCCGACGATGACAAGGTCCTGTTCACCATGGATCTCGTCGCCGGGGGTTCCCTGGTCCACCTGGTCAATGACTACGGCCCCCTGCCTCCGCCTTTCGTCTGCACCCTGCTCGACCAACTGCTGGCCGGCGTCGCCGCCGTGCACGCCGAGGGGGTCGTGCATCGCGACATCAAGCCCGCCAACGTGCTCCTCGAGGCGACTGGCACGGCCCGGCCACGGCTGCGCCTTTCCGACTTCGGCATCGCGATGCGGCTGGGCGAGCCCCGGCTGACCGAGACCAACTATGTGGTGGGAACGCCCGGTTACTTCGCACCCGAGCAGATGATGGGCGCCGAGCCGGATTTCCCCGCCGATCTCTTCGCCGTGGGTCTGGTCGCCCTCTATCTGCTGGAGGGTGCCAAGCCAGACGCCAAGGCGCTGATCGAGTACTTCGCCGAGAACGGCACACCGTCCGCGCCACGGGGCATACCCGAGCCGCTGTGGCAGGTCGTGGCCATGCTGCTGCAGCCCGACCCGCACGCACGGTTCCGCACCGCTACCGGGGCGCGCAAGGCGCTCGCCTCGGCCGCCGAGCTGCTGCCCGAGCCAGGCCCCGACGACGAGTTGGTCGAGGTCTTCGACCAACTCGGGCCGCTGCCCGAGGGGTTCGGTCCACACGGACCACTCCGGGCTGTGCCAGGGGTGAACGCGGACGGCTTGCCGTCCGGACCACCGCCTCGGGGCGCAGCGGCGCCACGACTTGGCCTGGACAGCACGCCACGTTGGCCTGGGTCCGGGTCTGGTTTCGGCTCTGGTGTCGGCTCTGACGCCGGGTCCGGCGCCGCCTTCGGCTCTGGCGTCGACTCCGGCTCCAACTCCGGATCCGACTCTGGCAGCACGGGCTCCAACTCCCGTACCGCCTTCGACTTGGCGCCCGGCTCTGGCTCTGGCTCTGGCTCTGGCTCTTCCTCCAGCCCTGGTCCTGGGGCTGGCTCCGGTGCTGGGCCCGTTTTCGACTCCGGTGCTGTGCCCGGCTCCGACTCCGACTCCGGCCGTGACGCCGCCGCCCGTTCCAAATCCGTCCCGGTGGCCGACATCAGCTCCGCCTCTGAACGCCACCCTGCATCTGACTCCGACTACGGGCCCGGCGTCGGCGCTGAACCCGGTGTCGGCTTCGAGTCCGAGTCCGTCACTGGCCCCGGGACCAGGCTCGAACCTGGCTCTGTCCCTGACTCCGCGTCCGCCGGTGTCGGTGCCAGTGCCGAGCCCTGGCAAGCCAGCTCGGGCCCGCTGTATCAGGAGGCCGATTCCGGAGGTGCCAGGGCAGGTTCCAGTACCGGTGGCATACAGCCGGAGTCCCGCACCGGCCACGTAGGACCCGACCCGGACTCCAGTCACGTACGACCGGAGGCCGGCGCCAGTCCCGTACAGCCGGAGTCCGTCCCCGGCAACGTACGACCGCAGTCGGCACTGGGCGACGTACCACCGCCACCGCAACCCACTCCCCAGGGCGCCGTCCCCCCACAGCTGTCCACGATGTCGGACACCGGCAGCTTCCACTTGCCGCCCCCGCAGCCGGCCGTTCCCGACGGACAGCCACCGGCTCAGCCCCGGAGCCAGCCTCAACCGCACCCTCAGCCTCAACGGCAGTCCCCGCTGCATCCACAGCCCGAGCAGGTATGGCACGAGACTCAGCAGCAGCCCATCCCCCACCAGCCGAGGCATCCGCCCGAGCAGCCGCCCACTCCCTCCACCGCGGTCGCGCTCCCGGCGCCAACTCCCCTCCACACTCCGACGCCCACTCCCACGCAAGTGCCCTCCCCTCATCGGTCCGCGGCTCCGTCCGCCGCGATGCAGCAGCACGCGTACGCCTCTACTGGTTCATACACCGCTCGATCCCCGCAGGTTCCACCTCAGACGGGGGCAATTCCGGAGCGGCGCGCGAGGCGGGCTCGGCCGCGGCCCGGGCCGCCCGCGAAGGTGGCTGTGCCGGTGCTGCTCATCGCGCTGGCCTGCTTCGCGGTGGGATTCTGGGCGCTGGCCCAGATCTGAGATCTGAACGGAGCCAGCCCGAGCGGGGCCGGTCCTACCAGCCCCGCGGCGCCCGCTCCCACGGTCTCGAGGCAGGCGCAGGCAGCGGAGCCGAGGCCGTATCCGCGTCCTCCGGCGCGACGCCCGCCCGGCCCCGCGCGACCACCGTCCACACCGCGAGGGCCAGTACCAGCGCGCTCCCCGTGCCGATCCCGCCCAAGGCGACGAGCTTCATCGCTGTGCGATCGCTGCCACCGTCCCCCGGACCGAGCGGCCCGCCCGCCGTGCCGTCGTCCGGCGCTTCGTCGGAGTCCCCCGCCGCGACGTCGAACGCGCCACTGGGCTCGGGCCGTCCCGCGTAATCCGGGCCCGTCCGTGCCGTCCCCGCTACGTGCACGCGCAGCGTCAGCCCGAACGGTCCGTCGCCGAATCTGTCGGCGACCTGCGCGGAGAGATGGACCGCGAGGTAGTACGAGCCCGCGAACCGCATCCCGCTCACGCGGTCGTTGAGGGCGTAGCGGTTCTCGTACGTGACGGGAGGCAGCGGATCGAGCGCGGCAGAGCGCTGGCTGCCGTCGTACCCGGAGCCGACGTCGTCGACGAAGCCGCGTACGGGGTTGTAGACGGACATGGCGAGTGCGGTGCCCACATAGCCGGTGCCACGGCTGGAACTGCCCAGGTCCGCGGTCGCGTAGAGCTGTTGTCCCCAGTCGACCGGCACCTTGTAGAAGAGCGTCTGCCCGGGGCTGATCCCGTCCTGCCAGATGCCCTGCTCCAGCGGGCTCGCCGTGGTGAACCCCGCACCGCCCCTGCGGCGCTTCGGGTCCCCCGCGAGCGCGTCGGGCGACGCGGAGTTCCAGACCTCGGGAGCGTTCGTCGAACCGGCCGCCACCTTCAGGCTGGGCTCCGACACATGACTGAGCTCCAGGTCCCAGTCGCCGGACGCGGAATCCGTCGTACCGCTGCGTGCGACGACCACGTAGTACGTCCCCGCCGTCTGGCAGGCGTACTGGTCACCGCCCGTTTCGCGC
This genomic interval from Streptomyces dengpaensis contains the following:
- a CDS encoding helix-turn-helix domain-containing protein, producing MDAAQQEATARARELQRNWYGEPLGALFRRLIDDLGLNQARLAGVLGLSAPMLSQLMSGQRAKIGNPAVVQRVQLLQDLAGQVVDGSVSAAEATERMDEIKKSQGGSVLSNSTQSTTSSGAPTVKRVVREIQSLLRSVAAAGDIIEAADTLAPTHPELAEFLRVYGAGRTSDAVAHYQSHQS
- a CDS encoding serine/threonine-protein kinase gives rise to the protein MGEVFAGRYELVDPIGHGGVGAVWRAWDQRRRRYVAAKVLQQRDAHALLRFVREQALRIDHPHVLAPASWAADDDKVLFTMDLVAGGSLVHLVNDYGPLPPPFVCTLLDQLLAGVAAVHAEGVVHRDIKPANVLLEATGTARPRLRLSDFGIAMRLGEPRLTETNYVVGTPGYFAPEQMMGAEPDFPADLFAVGLVALYLLEGAKPDAKALIEYFAENGTPSAPRGIPEPLWQVVAMLLQPDPHARFRTATGARKALASAAELLPEPGPDDELVEVFDQLGPLPEGFGPHGPLRAVPGVNADGLPSGPPPRGAAAPRLGLDSTPRWPGSGSGFGSGVGSDAGSGAAFGSGVDSGSNSGSDSGSTGSNSRTAFDLAPGSGSGSGSGSSSSPGPGAGSGAGPVFDSGAVPGSDSDSGRDAAARSKSVPVADISSASERHPASDSDYGPGVGAEPGVGFESESVTGPGTRLEPGSVPDSASAGVGASAEPWQASSGPLYQEADSGGARAGSSTGGIQPESRTGHVGPDPDSSHVRPEAGASPVQPESVPGNVRPQSALGDVPPPPQPTPQGAVPPQLSTMSDTGSFHLPPPQPAVPDGQPPAQPRSQPQPHPQPQRQSPLHPQPEQVWHETQQQPIPHQPRHPPEQPPTPSTAVALPAPTPLHTPTPTPTQVPSPHRSAAPSAAMQQHAYASTGSYTARSPQVPPQTGAIPERRARRARPRPGPPAKVAVPVLLIALACFAVGFWALAQI